The genomic window CTCTGCTGGGAGCTGTGGACCCCGCTGGTCAGCGGCGGCACCTGCGTGCTGTCGGGTGGAACGCACCCGACCGGGCCGCGCGTGCGCGCCGCCATCGCCGAGGGCACCAACGCACTGTTTCTGAACACCGTGATCTTCAACGCGCTGGTCGACGACGACATCGACTGCCTGAGCGGCCTCGACCTGCTCATCACGGGTGGCGAGCGGCACTCCGCGCGCCACCTCACCGAGTGCCTGCGGCACTTCCCACAGCTGCGGCTCCAGCAGACCTACGGGCCCGCTGAGAACACCACGTACACGACCATGCACCGGGTCCACCCGCAGGACGGAACCCAGGTCCCGATCGGCCGGCCGGTGTCCGGCACCGAGGTCTGGCTCCTCGACGAGGAGCATCGCCTGGTCGCCGAGGGCGCGACCGGCGAGATCGTCATCACCGGCCAGGGCCTGGCCAACGGCTACCTCGGCGACCCGGAGTCAACCGGACGGCGCTTTCCCACCCTGGAGCTGGGCGGGGTCAGGCAACGTGCCTACCTCACCGGGGATCTGGCCCGCCGCGACCCGCAAGGGCGGCTGATCTTCATCGGCCGCCGTGACCGACAGCTCAAGATCCGCGGGGTCAGGATCGAGCCCACCGAGGTGGAGGCGGTCATCGAACAGGTCCCAGGCGTGAGCCGGGCGACCGTGCTGGCGCTGCGTGACGACACCGACCGGGCGATCGGCCTCGCCGCGGTGGTGAGCAGCGAGGGCGGTGCGCAACCATCAGCGGACCTGGTCACCAAGACCGTCGCCGCGGCCTTCCCAGCCGCCTTCGTCCCCGAACTCGTCCTGCCGGTCGACCGGATGCCGAAGCTGCCCAACGGAAAGGTCGACTACCGGGCGCTGACCGCACTGCTGCCCCGCGCGCCCCGCGAGGCAGCAGCCGCCGCGCCCGAATCGGCGCCGGCCGGGGAATCGGCGCCGACCGGGGACAGCGCGGCCGAGCAGAGCGCCCTGGTCACGGCCCTTACGATCGCCGCTGGCGTCATGGGCCATCCCGTTTCATCGGACGAGGACCTGTTCGACGGCGGGGCGACCTCGATGACCGCGATCCGGCTGGCGACCCGGCTGTCCCGGGCACTCGACCGGCAGGTGACCGAGACGGACGTTCTCAAGGCCCGGTCCATCGGCGCGTTGCTGGCCCACCGCACGGACCAGCGCCCGGCCACGGCCGCGAGCCCGGCAGCGGCCGACCCGGTGGAGCCGGAGTACTCGCTGTTCGCACTGGAGAAGTTCTGGCGCATGGCGGAACACGAGCCCGACCTGCACGAGAGCATCATGCCGATGCTGTTCGTGCTGCGCGGCAGCCTCGACGTGGCCCGCCTGCGGGCGGCGCTCGACGCCGTGGTGGCGCGCCACGACGTGCTGCGGGCCCGGTTCGGCCCGGGCGCCAAGGGGCTGCGGGCCGAAGTGGCGGCACCGGCCGAGACCACCGGCGTGCTCCAGGTGGACTCCGTCCCACGGTCGTTCGACGGCGCCGAGCGCGAGGCGCGCCGCTGGCTCACAGCGCCGTTCACGCTGCGCGACGGCCTGCCGATCAGGGCGCGGCTGCTGGCCACGACCGGCGGCGACCGGCTGTTGGCCGTCGTGGGGCACCACATCGCCTTCGACGCGTGGTCGACCCAGGTGTTCTGGCGGGACCTCTTCGACGCCTACCGGGCGATTGCACACGGACGACCCGCGTTCGAAGAGCCGGCCGCCTCCTTCTTTGCCACCTATCAGGACCAGCTGCGGGCCCATGCGGAGCAGCGGCCGGCAGCCGCCCGAACCTGGCGCGAGCGAGTGGCCGACATCGCCCCGATCGCGTTCCCCGGCGCGCGCGAGGTGCCGCGCTACGGACCGACGGCCGAGGTGGACCTGGCGCTGACTCCGGAGCTCATGGCCGGCGCCGGCCGCGCCGCGGCGGCAGTCGGCGGCACTGCGAGCGCGGTGTTCCTGGCCGCCTGGGCGCGCGTGCTCGGCGCCCACACCGGTGCCACGGACCTGGCCTTCTGCACTCCGGTCTCCGGCCGGTTCCTGCCGGCCAGCGCCGACTCGATCGGCTGCTACGCGAGCATGATCGCGCTGCGCCTGTCGCCAGCTGCCGCCCCCCGAGTCCTGCTGCGGCAGGCCGCTGAGCAGCTGCGGGAGGCGATGAGCGCGCCCCTGCTGTCGATCGATCTCCAGCTTCCCAGGCCTCTGGACACATCGGGGCGCCACCCGCTGCTCCAGGCGTACTTCGTTCTGGAGGAGGTTCCGCCGTCCCGGGTGGACATCGCCGACGGGCTGCACGGCGAGCAGATCCGGGTCGCCCCGCAGACCTGGATTCCGGAGGTCCACCTGGAGCTGCGGCCGCACCCCGACCTCGGCGGTCTGATCCGCTATCGCACCGACGTGCTGTCGGCCGCCGACGCTGAGCGGCTGGCCGCCCAAGTGCCGACCGAGGCGGCCGTGCTCAGCGGCCTGCCTGGCTGATCCACGTGATCCCTCGCCGCCCGCCCAAGGACGGGCGGCGAGGGATCACGCCAGCGCGTGCAGCGCCGCGACGAGCGTGCGCGCCTGCATGTTCAGGTGGTAGCCGTAGGTCAACAGCCGGGCGATCTGGCCAGCCGTCACCCAGACGAAGTCGTCTGGCACGTCGTCCAGTTCATCGGCCACGTCGATGATCCGGTAGCGGCTCTCGGCATGGTGGAAGCGGGCCCCCTCCTCCGACTGCACGGTGTCGTACAGAATCCGCTCGGGCGCTGCGGACAGCGCGAGCTCCAGGAACCGCGGCCGCCGGTGCACGGGCAGGTCCCGGTAGTTGCTCGGCGTGCACTGGACGGTCGGCCCGAACTCCGCCACGTCCAGCGAACCGGCTTCCACCCGGGCATGTAGCAGCACGTGCCGTACCCCGGCGAACCTGCGGGTCAGCAGCACGGCCACACCACCAGGGGCCGGCGCGAGCAACGGCTGGGTCCAGTGCAGGATCTCCCGGCTGTCCGCGTACACCTCCGCGGCGATCACCTTGAAGAACCTTCCGTCGGTGCGGGAGATCTCGTCGTCGAGACGGCGCCAGGACGTCACCGAAGCCAGCGGAATCCGGTGCTGCCCCACCTCGTGGCGGGCCTTCACCTCGCAGAGCACGCCGAGCACCTCGCTGATGCCGTGCCGCGGCCGGCCGCCCTCCGACGGCGCACTGCCCGGCAGGCAGGACAGCACCGAACAGGCCTCCATGCTCAGGGTGTTGTCCCGCAGCAGCAGGCGACGAAGCTGGCCGAGGGTCAGCCAGCAGAAGTCCTGGTGCGCCGCGACCTCCCCGACGGCCTCCACCACCATGTGGCGGTTGCGCTTGCGCAGGAACCAGCTGCTGCGCTCGGACTGCAGGCCGTCGACCAGCAGCCGGCCGGAGCGCGGCGCGACGAAGTGCTCGATGTACGGGATGGCCCTGCCCTGGTGCACCCCGGTGTAGTTGCTCCGGGTCGCCTGGACCGTCGGCGACAGCCGCACCGCGCCAGTGTTGCCGGGCTCCAGCTTGGCCTGCATCAGAAAATGCAGGACTCCGTCGAACTCCCGCACGACGATGCCGAGTATCCCGATCTCGCGCTGCACCAGGATCGGCTGCTCCCAGGTGCCGACCTCGTCGCCGGCCTCCACCCGCAGCCCCTCCACGGAGAAGAATCGGCCGCTGTCGTGCGTCAGCGTGCCCGCTCCCGGGTCGAAGCCCCAGCCTACGAGCCGGTCGAACGCGATGCGCGCCACCCGGAAGCCGCTGCGCCGGCGGTGCGCGGCGAACCAGGAGTCGAACCACGCGTTCGGTGTCACCGGACTGTCCACCGCCAACGCCGATACGGCCAGTCGGCGGTCCTGTTCGGCCGTTTCCGCACTGCTGTCGAAATCCGTGGAAGGAGCAGACATACGACGGACCTTCTCCTCGTGTGGGTGGGCGCAGCGCACCCTAACGAGTCTGCTCCGAGCGGCGCTCAAGGAGCGGCCGAGGGAGGGGACAGGACCCGTGCGGAGCGGGCGGGACCAGGTCCGCGGGAGGCACCGGGGTCCGCCGCAGGCGCGACGGGATAAAGTGGGTCGAGCCATGAGTACAGCGACCGGGATCCAGGTAGCCGTCCTCGGGCCGCTGGTGGTCCGCGGCCCGCAGGGTGATCCCGTCGACCTGCCCGGTGCCCGGGTCGGCTCATTGGTGATCCGCCTCGTGCTGGCCCACCGCCGTCCGGTCAGCGCCGAACGTCTCATCGACGACCTGTGGGGTGCCGCGCCGCCCGCCCGCCCGCTCAACGCCCTGCAGGCGTTGGTGTCCCGGCTGCGCCGGCTGGCGCCCGCCCTGCCCATCACCTCCGGCCCGTCGGGGTACGCGCTGGACGTGCCGGGCGACGCGGTGGACCTCTGGCGGTTCGAGGAGTTGGCGCGGCGCGGCCACACCGAGCTCGCCGCCGAGCCGGAGCTCGCGGCCCGGACCTTGCGCGAGGCCCTGGAGCTGTGGCGCGGCGAGGAATTCAGCGAAGCGGCCGGCGCCCTGTTCGTCCAGGCCGCGGCGGCCCGGGTGACGGAGCTGCGGCGCACCGTCCTCGGCGACCGGATCGATGCCGACCTGGCGTTGGGGTGCGGGGCCGAGATAGTCCCCGAACTGGAGCAGTTGGCCGCCTCGGCGCCGATCGACGAATTGTGCCACGCCCGGCTGATGCGGGCCCTGCACGCGGCCGGGCGCAAGGCCGAGGCACTGGACGTATACGCCCGGGTGCGCGGCCGACTCAGCCACGAGCTGGGCCTGGACCCGTCGCCGGACCTGGAACGGGCCCACCTCGCGGTACTGCGCGAGGAACCGGCGGTGGTCGCCGCCGTGCAGCCGGCCGCGGTGAGCCGGCCCACCGCCGCCCGGGCGCGGCGCACCGGCACGATGCGCTCCGTTGCGCCGATGCGGCTCACCCGCGTCCTCGGGCGGGCGGCGGAACTCTCCGAGCTCTCCCAACTGCTCGTCGAAGCACGCCTGGTCACCCTGATCGGCCCCGGCGGCGTCGGCAAGACCCGGCTCGGCGTGGAGGCGGCGCAGACTCTCACGAACCGTTTCGAGGACGGCGTGTGGTGGGTGGCGCTAGCCGCGGTCGAGGATCCCGCCCGGGTGCCGGAGACCGTGCTGGCCGCCCTCGCCGCGAGCAGTCCGGCGGTGCTGGGGGCCGCAGAGGTACCCGTTGCCACTCCGTACGAGCGGCTGATCGACGCGGTCGGGGACCGCGAGCTGCTGCTGGTCCTGGACAACTGCGAGCACGTGATCGACGCGGTGGCAGAACTGGCCGACGAACTGTTCCAGTGGTGCCCCGGGGTGCGGATCCTGGCCACCAGCCGGGAGCCGTTGGCCACCGACGGCGAGCAGTTGCTGTCCGTGCGACCGCTGCCCCTGCCACCCGTCAAGGCCACGCTCCACCAGGTGCGCGACAGCCCGGCCGTCCAGCTGCTGACCGAACGCACCAGGGCGGTGCGCTCCTCGTTCCAGGTGGACGAGGGCAACGCGGCGGACGTGGCGCGGATCTGCCGGCGGCTCGACGGCCTGCCGTTGGCCCTGGAACTGGCCGCGGCACGGCTGCGGGCCCTGTCGCCGGCCGAGGTCGCCGAACGGTTGGACGACCACTTCCGGATCCTCTCCAGCGATCTTCGGGGCCGCCCGGAGCGGCATCGCACGCTGCACGCCGCCGTCGGCTGGAGCTGGGGACTGCTCCGCCTGGAGGAGCGGGTACTGGCCCGCCGGCTGGCGGTGTTCTCCGGCGGGGCGACGCTGAGGGCGGTGGAGGAGATCTGCACCGACCCGGGGGTCGGGGTTGTTCCCCGCAACGTGGTCGATCTGCTGACGGCACTGGTGGACAAGTCGCTGGTCCAGCTCGACGAATCCGGACCACAGGCGCGCTACCACACCCTGGAGACCGTGCGCGGCTATCTGGCCGAGCGGCTCGACGACGAGGGCGAGGAGGCGGCCTTGCGGGCCACGCACGCAAGGCATTTCGCCCAGCTGGCGGAGACGGCCGAACAGCGATTGATCGGGGTGGACCAGGCCCTCTGGCTGGGCCGGGTAGCCGCCGACCACGACAACCTGCAGGCGGCGCTGCGCTGGTCCCTCGCCGCCGGCGAGGGTGCGCTGGCGATCCGCCTGGTGGCTGCCCTGGGCAGGTACTGGTCGCTGTGCGGCCAGCAGATCGAGGCCGCGGACTGGGCGGACCGGGCGTTGGCCGTGCCGGGCGAGGACGCCCCGGCCGATGCCCGCGCCATCGTCATGATCATGTCCGCGCTCGCGCCCACCGCTTCGCCACAGGGGATGGCCGACGCGCTGGCGAGCATTCGTTCCTGGTTGGACCTGGCCGAGCAGAGCTGCTCGCCAGGCACTGAGGAACGCCCAGAACTCACCGCGTTCCGGGGCATGCTGAGCGTGCTCGACCAGGACCCCGACGGCGCACTCGACGCCATGGCGCAGCTCACCCGGGCTCCGCACGCCTGGGTGCGCTCCTGTGGGCATCTCAACTGCGGCCACCTCTACTCCGCCCGGCGCGACGGTCCACGCGCCATCTGGCACTTCCGGGCCGCGCTGCGGGAGTCGCGGAGCATCGGCGAGCGGTGGGGGCAGATCCAGGCGCTCAGCGCGCTGGCCGACATCGCCGCCAGCACCGCCGGACCGAGCGAGGCGATCGAGTTGCTGGAGGACGCGCTGCGGCTGGCGGCGGAGTTGGGCGCCTTGGAGGACCAGGTGCTGCTACGGGCACGACTCGGCAGTGTGTTGGCCGGGAGCGGTGACCTGCCCGGGGCACGTGCCCTGCTGGAGACCGGGCTGCGCACGGCCCGGCAGAGCGGGGTCACCCGCTGCCTGCCGCACATCCGCGGGGCCTTCGCCGAGATCGCCCGCTGGCAGCGCGACCTTCCGGTGGCCGCGGCCTGCCTCGCGCGAAGCATCGCCGCACTGCGGGCCGCCCCGCGCCCTGACGTGGGACAGCTCGCCCTGCTGCTGTGCGGCCTGGGCCATGTTGAGGTGGCGCGAGACCACCTGGGCCTGGCCGGGGACCACTGCGAGGAGGCCCTGTCGCACTCCCTCCTGCTGGGTGACGCGCGGGTGGCCGGTCGTGTGGCACTGCTGGCCGCCGACATCGCCGCCGCCCGGGGCGAGGCCGAGCGAGCGATGCGCCTGCTCGGCGTCACGGCCGGGACAGCGGCGTTGGCGGCGGGCCACCTCGACATGACGCGGATCCGGGAACGCTGCGCGATGGTACTGAGCGACACAGAGCTGACCGCGGCCCACCAGTGGGGGATTTCGTGCGCGGCCGAGACCACACTGGCGGGCGTCTTCGCGGCCATCAGGAGGACCTGACGGCCCACGCGTACCGGCCGCGGGCGCTGCTCAGCGGGCGGCGGGCACGACACCCTCGACCAGGTGCACCTGACTGCCAGTACCCGTGATCTGCCGGAACTCCAGCCCGGCCTGCTCGAACAGCGCGCGGAACTGGCCGCTGGTGCGCTCCCGGCCACCCTGGCTGACCAGCATCAGCAGGTTCATCACGGTGGCGATCTCCGGTGTGCGGGAGAGGTCCAGGACCTGCTCGATCAGCACGACCCTGGCTCCCGCCGGAGCACTGCTGGCCAGCGTGCGCAGGACGGCGACCGCCGTGTCGTCGTCCCACATGTGCAGCACGCCCTTGAGCAGGTACGTGTCCGCCTTCACCGGGATGTCCTGGTGGCAGTCGCCGGCCAGCACCGCGCAGCGGTCGCCCAGCTCCCCGCCGTCGAGCAGCGCGGGATCCGTGGTGGACACCACCCGCTCCAGGTCGAAGAGGACCCCGCGCAGCTGGGGCCACCGCTCCAGCAGGGCCCTCAGCAGGGTGCCGCGGCCCCCGCCGATGTCGGCCACCGTCCCGCAGTCCGCCAGATCCAAGGCCTCGGCCACCGCGGCCGCCGTGATCTCGCCGGACTTGGCCATCGCCCGATCGAAGAGTGCCCCGAGCTCCGGTTCCTCCTCGTGCAGGTGGGTGAAGAGCGTCGTCCCGTACACCTCGGGGAAGACGCTGCGGCCGGTGCGGACCGCCTCGTCCAGTCGCGACCAGATCTGCCAGGCAAACGGCGCCCCGGCGAGCAGGGCCATCGGCCGGCGCCCGCCGGGCGCGTCCGCGCGCAGGAGCCGGGAGAGCTCGGTGTGGGCGTACACACCCTCGGTGGTCTCCCGGAACAACCCCTGGCAGGCGAGCGCCCGCAGCAACTGGCCGAGCGCCTCCTCATCGGCGCCGACCGCCGACGCGAGCGCGCCGACGGTCAGCGGCTGCTCGCCGAGCGCGTCGGCCAGTTCCAGCCGAGCGGCCGCGGTGATCGCGGCGGTCACACCGAGGCTGTACGCCAAGGAGTGCAGCCGCAGCGGCGCCGCGACCTCGGGCTCGATCATCTCTGGCGACTCAGCCATGGGACGGTTCCTCCTTAGTGGTGGGCCCGGCTGTCGCAAGGACGCTCCGGGCGTAGACGCCGACATTGCTGTCGAACTCCAGAGCGGCATGGCTGGCAGCCGCGTGCACGTCCCGCCAGGCCCTTTCCACCGCACTGCCCTCCAGCTGCCCGCGCGCGCCGCTGCCGTGCTGCAACCGGTCCACCGCCTCGGTCAGTGTCTCGGCGATGAGGGCGAAGTCACGGTGGTTGCGGGGAACGGTCTGCGGCCCGGCACCAGCGTCGGCCTGGGCCGCGATCCGGCCGAGCAGCAGACCCGCGGCATCGATTGCGAACGAGGCGCGGGCCAGCACCGACTGCACCGACGGCTTCTCCGCCGCCTGCACCGTACGCCCCATCAGCACCTCGGTCTTGCGGCCGATCCACCCCGTCCAGGCGGACAGCGCTCCCAGGGCCGATCCGAACGCGGGGGTGAGCATGGTGAGCCCGTTGACCAGGCGCAGGGGCACCCCATGGCAACCGACCGGCTCCGTCTCGGGGGCTGTACCGGCCAGCAGGACGGCCTGGCTGAACGTCCGGGCGACCGGCACGAACACGTCGTCGAGGATGACGGTCCGGCTGCCCGTGCCGCGCAGTCCGACCGTGAACCAGGTGTCCTCAACCGCGCAGTCACGGCGCGGTACCGCGAAGAAACGCAACCGCTTCTCCGCGATACCCGGCTCCCAGGCCGTCAGCAAGACCCAGTGCGCGAAGTCCACGCCACTGATGAAGTTCCAGCTGCCGCTCAGCCGCCAGCCGCCGGAGACCGACCGGGCCTCGCCGTTCGGCA from Kitasatospora sp. NBC_01250 includes these protein-coding regions:
- a CDS encoding BTAD domain-containing putative transcriptional regulator yields the protein MSTATGIQVAVLGPLVVRGPQGDPVDLPGARVGSLVIRLVLAHRRPVSAERLIDDLWGAAPPARPLNALQALVSRLRRLAPALPITSGPSGYALDVPGDAVDLWRFEELARRGHTELAAEPELAARTLREALELWRGEEFSEAAGALFVQAAAARVTELRRTVLGDRIDADLALGCGAEIVPELEQLAASAPIDELCHARLMRALHAAGRKAEALDVYARVRGRLSHELGLDPSPDLERAHLAVLREEPAVVAAVQPAAVSRPTAARARRTGTMRSVAPMRLTRVLGRAAELSELSQLLVEARLVTLIGPGGVGKTRLGVEAAQTLTNRFEDGVWWVALAAVEDPARVPETVLAALAASSPAVLGAAEVPVATPYERLIDAVGDRELLLVLDNCEHVIDAVAELADELFQWCPGVRILATSREPLATDGEQLLSVRPLPLPPVKATLHQVRDSPAVQLLTERTRAVRSSFQVDEGNAADVARICRRLDGLPLALELAAARLRALSPAEVAERLDDHFRILSSDLRGRPERHRTLHAAVGWSWGLLRLEERVLARRLAVFSGGATLRAVEEICTDPGVGVVPRNVVDLLTALVDKSLVQLDESGPQARYHTLETVRGYLAERLDDEGEEAALRATHARHFAQLAETAEQRLIGVDQALWLGRVAADHDNLQAALRWSLAAGEGALAIRLVAALGRYWSLCGQQIEAADWADRALAVPGEDAPADARAIVMIMSALAPTASPQGMADALASIRSWLDLAEQSCSPGTEERPELTAFRGMLSVLDQDPDGALDAMAQLTRAPHAWVRSCGHLNCGHLYSARRDGPRAIWHFRAALRESRSIGERWGQIQALSALADIAASTAGPSEAIELLEDALRLAAELGALEDQVLLRARLGSVLAGSGDLPGARALLETGLRTARQSGVTRCLPHIRGAFAEIARWQRDLPVAAACLARSIAALRAAPRPDVGQLALLLCGLGHVEVARDHLGLAGDHCEEALSHSLLLGDARVAGRVALLAADIAAARGEAERAMRLLGVTAGTAALAAGHLDMTRIRERCAMVLSDTELTAAHQWGISCAAETTLAGVFAAIRRT
- a CDS encoding methyltransferase: MAESPEMIEPEVAAPLRLHSLAYSLGVTAAITAAARLELADALGEQPLTVGALASAVGADEEALGQLLRALACQGLFRETTEGVYAHTELSRLLRADAPGGRRPMALLAGAPFAWQIWSRLDEAVRTGRSVFPEVYGTTLFTHLHEEEPELGALFDRAMAKSGEITAAAVAEALDLADCGTVADIGGGRGTLLRALLERWPQLRGVLFDLERVVSTTDPALLDGGELGDRCAVLAGDCHQDIPVKADTYLLKGVLHMWDDDTAVAVLRTLASSAPAGARVVLIEQVLDLSRTPEIATVMNLLMLVSQGGRERTSGQFRALFEQAGLEFRQITGTGSQVHLVEGVVPAAR
- a CDS encoding AMP-binding protein, whose protein sequence is MAHQWVVGHAQRTPTATALRWNGVDTSYRELVEAARRSAGFLAARGLGRGDVVAVRAACVPDTVKLLLGIVWCGAAYTLVPPDWPAGRFEQIAAFPEVRLCVVEPGTPAVAGVPTITVEEALGRLAPDDPFPFTETELSGTDTLCVFFTSGSTGAPKGVLAPHRGVVRLAFDADCTVVGDLVTYQTASSAWDALCWELWTPLVSGGTCVLSGGTHPTGPRVRAAIAEGTNALFLNTVIFNALVDDDIDCLSGLDLLITGGERHSARHLTECLRHFPQLRLQQTYGPAENTTYTTMHRVHPQDGTQVPIGRPVSGTEVWLLDEEHRLVAEGATGEIVITGQGLANGYLGDPESTGRRFPTLELGGVRQRAYLTGDLARRDPQGRLIFIGRRDRQLKIRGVRIEPTEVEAVIEQVPGVSRATVLALRDDTDRAIGLAAVVSSEGGAQPSADLVTKTVAAAFPAAFVPELVLPVDRMPKLPNGKVDYRALTALLPRAPREAAAAAPESAPAGESAPTGDSAAEQSALVTALTIAAGVMGHPVSSDEDLFDGGATSMTAIRLATRLSRALDRQVTETDVLKARSIGALLAHRTDQRPATAASPAAADPVEPEYSLFALEKFWRMAEHEPDLHESIMPMLFVLRGSLDVARLRAALDAVVARHDVLRARFGPGAKGLRAEVAAPAETTGVLQVDSVPRSFDGAEREARRWLTAPFTLRDGLPIRARLLATTGGDRLLAVVGHHIAFDAWSTQVFWRDLFDAYRAIAHGRPAFEEPAASFFATYQDQLRAHAEQRPAAARTWRERVADIAPIAFPGAREVPRYGPTAEVDLALTPELMAGAGRAAAAVGGTASAVFLAAWARVLGAHTGATDLAFCTPVSGRFLPASADSIGCYASMIALRLSPAAAPRVLLRQAAEQLREAMSAPLLSIDLQLPRPLDTSGRHPLLQAYFVLEEVPPSRVDIADGLHGEQIRVAPQTWIPEVHLELRPHPDLGGLIRYRTDVLSAADAERLAAQVPTEAAVLSGLPG
- a CDS encoding NDP-hexose 2,3-dehydratase family protein — translated: MTPNAWFDSWFAAHRRRSGFRVARIAFDRLVGWGFDPGAGTLTHDSGRFFSVEGLRVEAGDEVGTWEQPILVQREIGILGIVVREFDGVLHFLMQAKLEPGNTGAVRLSPTVQATRSNYTGVHQGRAIPYIEHFVAPRSGRLLVDGLQSERSSWFLRKRNRHMVVEAVGEVAAHQDFCWLTLGQLRRLLLRDNTLSMEACSVLSCLPGSAPSEGGRPRHGISEVLGVLCEVKARHEVGQHRIPLASVTSWRRLDDEISRTDGRFFKVIAAEVYADSREILHWTQPLLAPAPGGVAVLLTRRFAGVRHVLLHARVEAGSLDVAEFGPTVQCTPSNYRDLPVHRRPRFLELALSAAPERILYDTVQSEEGARFHHAESRYRIIDVADELDDVPDDFVWVTAGQIARLLTYGYHLNMQARTLVAALHALA
- a CDS encoding acyl-CoA dehydrogenase family protein → MSTIPEPRPGQPGPLAAAAVTARSVVEPLALQADRDRQLASKAVEALTDAGFSRHFVPRRFGGSAGTFSDFVAATTEVSQGCAAAGWCASLFASHARLAAYLPAEGQQAVWREGPDARISAGFVPNGEARSVSGGWRLSGSWNFISGVDFAHWVLLTAWEPGIAEKRLRFFAVPRRDCAVEDTWFTVGLRGTGSRTVILDDVFVPVARTFSQAVLLAGTAPETEPVGCHGVPLRLVNGLTMLTPAFGSALGALSAWTGWIGRKTEVLMGRTVQAAEKPSVQSVLARASFAIDAAGLLLGRIAAQADAGAGPQTVPRNHRDFALIAETLTEAVDRLQHGSGARGQLEGSAVERAWRDVHAAASHAALEFDSNVGVYARSVLATAGPTTKEEPSHG